In a genomic window of Deltaproteobacteria bacterium:
- a CDS encoding type II secretion system F family protein, protein MPVYKWEGRTRSGNVAKGEMDAPNEEAVIARLRSQQIVATEVKTKGKGGSIFQVELMKQRVTEKEIVIFTRQFATMIDAGLPLVQCLDILVSQQVNKTFAEVLLAVKNDVESGSTFAKALGKHPKVFDQLFVALVAAGEVGGILDTIMNRLGAYIEKAMKLKKRVKGAMVYPAAVLGITIIVVLVLLIFVIPVFKKMFEDFGGQLPGPTQLVVDVSNFLRSFWFILVPAIIGGVIAFRQAIKTDKGGAIWDDVTLKIPVFGELIRKQAVAKFTRTLGTMITSGVPILDGLEIVAKTSGNRTIERAILRTKARIAEGKTIAEPLAESGVFPPMVCQMITVGESTGALDVMLAKIADFYEDEVDQSVSALTTLLEPIMMVFLGGSVGFLLVCMYLPIFKLVSVIG, encoded by the coding sequence ATGCCGGTCTATAAATGGGAAGGACGTACCCGTTCCGGTAACGTCGCCAAGGGCGAAATGGATGCGCCCAACGAGGAGGCCGTCATTGCCCGGCTGCGTTCGCAGCAGATCGTCGCGACCGAGGTGAAGACCAAGGGCAAGGGCGGGAGTATCTTCCAGGTCGAGTTGATGAAGCAGCGGGTGACCGAGAAGGAAATCGTCATCTTCACCCGCCAGTTCGCCACGATGATCGACGCCGGCCTCCCGCTGGTGCAGTGCCTCGACATTCTCGTGTCGCAGCAGGTCAACAAGACCTTCGCCGAGGTGCTTCTCGCCGTGAAGAACGACGTCGAGTCGGGTTCGACGTTCGCCAAGGCGCTCGGCAAGCATCCCAAGGTCTTCGATCAGCTCTTCGTCGCGCTGGTCGCGGCCGGCGAAGTCGGCGGTATTCTCGACACCATTATGAACCGCCTGGGCGCCTACATCGAAAAAGCGATGAAACTCAAGAAACGCGTCAAGGGCGCGATGGTCTATCCGGCCGCGGTCTTGGGCATCACGATCATCGTCGTGCTCGTCCTGCTCATCTTCGTCATCCCCGTGTTCAAGAAGATGTTCGAGGACTTCGGCGGCCAGCTCCCCGGGCCGACGCAGCTCGTCGTGGACGTGTCGAACTTCCTCCGCAGTTTCTGGTTCATCTTGGTCCCGGCAATCATCGGCGGCGTCATTGCGTTTCGTCAGGCCATCAAGACCGACAAGGGTGGAGCCATCTGGGACGACGTGACTCTCAAGATCCCCGTGTTCGGCGAGCTCATCCGCAAGCAGGCGGTCGCCAAGTTCACGCGCACGCTCGGCACGATGATCACCTCGGGCGTGCCGATTCTCGACGGCCTCGAGATCGTCGCCAAGACATCGGGAAACCGCACCATCGAACGCGCCATTCTCAGGACCAAGGCGCGCATCGCCGAAGGCAAGACCATCGCCGAACCGCTCGCGGAATCCGGCGTGTTCCCGCCGATGGTGTGCCAGATGATCACGGTCGGCGAATCGACCGGCGCGCTCGACGTCATGCTCGCGAAGATCGCCGACTTTTACGAGGACGAGGTTGATCAGTCGGTGTCGGCGCTCACCACACTGCTGGAGCCCATCATGATGGTGTTCCTCGGCGGATCGGTCGGCTTCCTGCTCGTGTGCATGTACCTGCCGATCTTCAAGCTCGTGTCCGTGATCGGCTAA
- the rpsK gene encoding 30S ribosomal protein S11: MAKAKRVGAKVVKKNIPSGIAHIQATFNNTIVTITDLSGGAICWSSAGSSGFKGSRKSTPYAAQVAAEECARKAQEHGVKQLSVFVKGPGSGREAALRALMTAGFKINVIKDVTPIMHNGCRPPKRRRV; the protein is encoded by the coding sequence ATGGCCAAAGCCAAACGCGTGGGCGCGAAGGTCGTCAAGAAGAACATCCCCAGCGGGATCGCTCACATCCAGGCGACGTTCAACAACACCATCGTCACGATCACCGATCTGTCCGGCGGCGCGATCTGCTGGTCGAGCGCGGGTTCGTCGGGATTCAAGGGCAGCCGCAAATCGACGCCCTATGCCGCACAGGTCGCGGCCGAAGAGTGCGCGCGCAAGGCGCAGGAACACGGCGTGAAGCAGCTCTCGGTGTTCGTCAAGGGTCCGGGTTCGGGCCGCGAGGCGGCGCTGCGTGCGCTCATGACCGCGGGATTCAAAATCAACGTGATCAAGGACGTGACGCCGATCATGCACAACGGTTGCCGGCCGCCCAAGCGCCGGCGCGTCTGA
- the map gene encoding type I methionyl aminopeptidase — MNVGIRLKSPAEIEAMYRVNQVVAEALTLMSEAAKPGATTAQMDEIGRKVLEKHGAKSAFLNYPSSAGGKPFPATVCASPNEVIVHGIPSADCVLKTGDILSLDFGAVLDGWVGDSAITIPIGPVNADAAALIATTRACLDAAIACMRNGNRLGDIGHAVQSLAESKGYGVVTEFVGHGVGRKMHEPPPVPNVGRAGSGERLRPGMVFAIEPMINQGTPEVEVLADGWTAVTADRRLSAHIEHSVAITPDGPRVLSARR, encoded by the coding sequence GTGAACGTCGGCATCCGACTGAAGAGCCCGGCCGAGATCGAGGCGATGTACCGGGTGAATCAGGTGGTCGCTGAAGCCCTGACGTTGATGTCCGAGGCGGCGAAGCCCGGTGCGACGACGGCCCAGATGGACGAAATCGGCCGGAAGGTCCTTGAAAAGCACGGCGCGAAGAGCGCGTTTTTGAACTACCCCAGCTCGGCGGGGGGGAAGCCGTTTCCGGCGACGGTGTGCGCGAGTCCCAACGAGGTGATCGTGCACGGCATTCCCAGCGCCGACTGCGTGCTGAAAACGGGCGATATTCTGTCGCTCGATTTTGGGGCGGTCCTCGACGGATGGGTGGGCGACTCGGCGATCACGATCCCGATCGGGCCCGTGAACGCGGATGCGGCGGCGCTCATCGCGACGACGCGGGCCTGTCTCGACGCCGCCATCGCGTGCATGCGAAACGGCAACCGCCTGGGCGATATCGGCCACGCGGTACAGAGCTTGGCCGAGTCGAAAGGATACGGCGTCGTGACCGAGTTCGTCGGCCACGGTGTCGGGAGAAAGATGCACGAGCCCCCGCCGGTTCCGAACGTCGGACGGGCGGGGTCGGGAGAGCGGTTGCGGCCCGGAATGGTGTTCGCCATCGAGCCGATGATCAACCAGGGGACTCCCGAGGTGGAAGTGCTCGCCGACGGATGGACGGCGGTGACGGCGGATCGGAGACTGTCCGCCCACATCGAGCATTCGGTGGCGATCACGCCGGACGGCCCGAGGGTGCTGTCGGCGCGTCGATAG
- a CDS encoding TlpA family protein disulfide reductase: protein MSESNNKTSEQNNNRILFIVFVVFAAVLYGLIFGGDCGGPGSISGNRAQAAGFTLTDMEGRQVALDSYRGKVVFLNFWATWCAPCRREMPDIQSLHRKMDPGQFAVVTVSVDDGGREDVASFFRERQLDVPTLLDPKDDIARVYGVTGFPETFLIDKAGNVVERFIGPRDWLSPAYMELYRRLIEE, encoded by the coding sequence ATGTCCGAGTCGAACAACAAGACATCCGAACAGAACAACAATCGGATTCTGTTCATCGTTTTCGTCGTGTTCGCGGCGGTTCTGTACGGGCTCATTTTCGGCGGCGACTGCGGCGGGCCGGGTTCGATCTCCGGGAATCGCGCGCAGGCGGCCGGATTCACCCTCACCGACATGGAAGGCCGCCAGGTTGCGCTCGATTCTTATCGCGGCAAGGTCGTCTTCCTGAATTTCTGGGCGACGTGGTGCGCACCGTGCCGCCGCGAGATGCCCGATATCCAGAGCCTGCACCGCAAGATGGACCCCGGCCAGTTCGCCGTGGTGACGGTCTCCGTGGACGATGGCGGTCGCGAGGATGTGGCGTCGTTTTTCCGCGAGCGACAGCTCGACGTGCCGACGCTGCTCGATCCGAAGGACGACATCGCGCGCGTCTACGGCGTGACGGGATTCCCCGAGACCTTCCTGATCGACAAGGCCGGCAATGTGGTCGAACGTTTCATCGGCCCGCGAGACTGGCTCTCGCCCGCCTACATGGAACTTTATCGCCGTCTGATCGAGGAGTGA
- the rpmJ gene encoding 50S ribosomal protein L36: MKVQASVKRRCDKCKIIRRKGVVRVICENKKHKQRQG, from the coding sequence ATGAAAGTGCAGGCATCGGTGAAACGACGGTGCGACAAGTGCAAGATCATTCGCCGTAAGGGTGTGGTGCGTGTGATCTGCGAGAACAAGAAGCACAAGCAGCGTCAAGGCTAA
- the rplQ gene encoding 50S ribosomal protein L17 produces MRHLKDYRQLNRSSEHRRAMFRNMATSLFLHERIQTTEAKAKELRRYAEKLITLGKRYAAFGDGASDTGVAAKKLHVHRQALSYLRDKKAIERVLGELATRYETRPGGYTRIIKLGPRRGDAAEMVFIELVKTEEAAAPKEKRRRKRRAKGEGEAAEAAEPKSAKTAKAKAEPKAEPKSAAPAKAPLETKVAPADETANDVPEGESADAAEEPKSE; encoded by the coding sequence ATGCGACATCTGAAAGACTACCGGCAACTCAACCGCTCCAGCGAGCATCGCCGCGCGATGTTCCGCAACATGGCGACGAGCCTGTTCCTGCACGAGCGGATTCAGACGACCGAGGCGAAAGCCAAGGAGCTCCGCCGCTACGCCGAAAAGCTGATCACGCTCGGCAAGCGGTACGCGGCTTTCGGCGACGGCGCGAGCGACACGGGCGTTGCGGCCAAGAAGCTGCACGTGCATCGTCAGGCGCTCTCGTATCTGCGCGACAAGAAGGCCATCGAGCGCGTGCTCGGCGAACTCGCGACGCGGTATGAAACGCGCCCCGGCGGGTATACGCGGATCATCAAACTCGGGCCCCGTCGCGGCGACGCCGCCGAAATGGTGTTCATCGAACTGGTGAAGACCGAAGAAGCCGCCGCGCCCAAGGAGAAGCGTCGCCGCAAGCGTCGAGCCAAGGGCGAAGGCGAGGCCGCCGAAGCGGCGGAACCGAAGTCCGCAAAGACGGCGAAGGCCAAGGCCGAACCCAAAGCCGAACCCAAGTCCGCGGCGCCGGCCAAAGCCCCGCTCGAGACAAAGGTCGCGCCGGCCGATGAAACCGCGAACGACGTTCCCGAAGGCGAGTCGGCGGACGCGGCGGAAGAGCCCAAGTCCGAGTGA
- a CDS encoding DNA-directed RNA polymerase subunit alpha, which yields MHKVWRELIRPKKIVADKERQGATYGRFFAEPLERGYGQTLGNSLRRVLLSTLPGGAITSARFEGVSHEFSTIPGVKEDITDIVLNLKQVRLKMHTDSIETLRFAKSGDGIITAGDIVCPPAVEILNKDLHIATLAKEGKIDCELTAKLGRGYVPAESQKSPDDEIPIGTILVDALYSPIVKCNYQVTNARVGQRTDYDRLIIEIWTDGSIGPEDALGLAAKILKEQFSVFINFDEEEQEYDEDDEEEDEEVEHNENLYRRVDELDLSVRAANCLKNASIRYIGEFVQKSEAEMLKTKNFGRKSLNEIKEVLAEMGLSLGMKLKNWRPPADIDDDEANG from the coding sequence ATGCACAAAGTCTGGCGAGAACTCATCCGTCCGAAGAAAATCGTCGCCGATAAGGAACGTCAAGGCGCGACTTACGGCCGTTTCTTCGCCGAACCCCTCGAACGGGGGTACGGTCAGACGCTGGGGAACTCCCTGCGTCGCGTGCTGTTGTCCACCCTCCCGGGCGGCGCGATCACGTCCGCGCGCTTCGAAGGCGTCAGTCACGAGTTCTCGACGATTCCCGGTGTGAAAGAAGACATCACCGACATCGTGCTGAACCTCAAGCAGGTTCGCCTGAAAATGCACACGGATTCGATCGAGACGCTGCGCTTCGCGAAGAGCGGCGACGGCATCATCACGGCCGGCGACATCGTGTGTCCCCCGGCGGTCGAGATCCTGAACAAGGACCTGCACATCGCCACGCTCGCCAAGGAAGGCAAGATCGACTGTGAATTGACAGCGAAACTCGGGCGCGGTTACGTGCCCGCCGAGTCGCAGAAATCGCCCGACGACGAGATCCCGATCGGCACGATCCTGGTCGATGCGCTGTATTCGCCGATCGTGAAGTGCAATTACCAGGTGACCAACGCCCGCGTCGGCCAGCGCACCGACTACGACCGCCTCATCATCGAGATCTGGACCGACGGATCGATCGGCCCCGAGGACGCGCTCGGCCTCGCCGCCAAGATCCTCAAGGAACAGTTCAGCGTCTTCATCAACTTCGACGAGGAAGAGCAGGAGTACGACGAGGACGACGAAGAAGAGGACGAGGAGGTCGAGCACAACGAAAACCTGTATCGCCGGGTGGACGAGCTCGATCTTTCGGTGCGCGCGGCGAACTGCCTGAAGAACGCGAGCATCCGCTACATCGGCGAGTTTGTGCAAAAGTCCGAAGCCGAGATGCTCAAGACCAAGAATTTCGGACGCAAGAGCCTCAACGAGATCAAGGAGGTTCTGGCCGAGATGGGTCTTTCGCTCGGGATGAAGCTGAAAAACTGGCGGCCTCCGGCGGATATCGATGACGACGAGGCCAACGGCTGA
- the rpsD gene encoding 30S ribosomal protein S4: protein MARYTDSVCRLCRREDTKLFLKADRCFTEKCAIERRKYAPGQHGQRRRGKESDYGIQLREKQKARRIYGVLERQFRLYFEKADQMKGVTGDNLLVLLERRLDNVVYRLGFAGSRSEARQLVSHGHFLVDGRKVDVPSFLVKPGHKVMLREKSRGNARIQEALQTIERRGVPGWLELNKDAFTGTLSSLPNASDLDATINAQLIVELYSK, encoded by the coding sequence GTGGCTCGTTATACCGATTCCGTGTGCCGTCTCTGCCGGCGCGAAGACACCAAGCTCTTTCTGAAGGCCGACCGCTGCTTCACCGAAAAGTGCGCGATCGAGCGGCGTAAGTATGCCCCCGGTCAGCACGGCCAGCGACGGCGCGGCAAGGAATCCGATTACGGCATCCAGCTTCGCGAGAAGCAGAAGGCGCGGCGGATTTACGGCGTCCTCGAACGGCAGTTCCGTCTGTACTTCGAGAAGGCCGACCAGATGAAGGGCGTCACGGGCGACAATCTGCTCGTGCTGCTCGAACGGCGCCTCGACAACGTGGTGTACCGTCTGGGTTTCGCCGGCAGCCGCTCCGAAGCGCGTCAGCTCGTCTCGCACGGCCACTTCCTTGTCGACGGACGAAAGGTCGATGTCCCGAGCTTTCTCGTGAAGCCGGGCCATAAGGTGATGCTGCGTGAAAAGAGCCGGGGCAACGCCCGGATTCAGGAAGCCCTGCAGACCATCGAGCGTCGGGGCGTACCCGGTTGGCTCGAACTGAACAAGGACGCGTTCACGGGCACGTTGTCGAGCCTGCCGAACGCGTCCGATCTGGACGCGACCATCAACGCGCAGCTCATCGTCGAGTTGTACTCGAAGTAA
- the pilB gene encoding type IV-A pilus assembly ATPase PilB, which yields MAASNDSPSRDKLGELLVQEDLISPDQLETALAEQKVSGGRLSYHLSRLGYLEESELADILSRQYGVPSINLSEFTIDPEVIKLVPKEIAEKYKCIPISRADNSLIVAMVDPSNILAIDDIKFLTGYSIEAVVATEDSIMNAIERYYDSHEEEMGNVLDGFDVEDLEVLDTEEEVNPVELERSAEDAPVVKLVNLILSDAIKKGASDIHVEPYEKSFRVRYRIDGVLHKVMDPPRKLQNAITSRLKIMADLDIAERRLPQDGRIRLKTAKGKEMDFRVSSLPTIFGEKIVLRLLDKESLQLDMTKLGFEEKPLDHFKVAIHKPFGMVLVTGPTGSGKTTTLYSALTELNKVSENISTAEDPVEYTLKGVNQVQMHEAIGLNFAAALRSFLRQDPDVIMVGEIRDFETAEIAVKAALTGHMVLSTLHTNDAPSSVTRLLNMGIEPFLVTASLQLIAAQRLVRKICTGCKEQIEFSPQALKDLGMKENDAANAVVYHGAGCMKCSKTGYKGRIALYEVMPIFEEIKEFILNGASTTELKRESIRLGMKSMRQSGLSKLLEGVTTMEEIVRVTATD from the coding sequence ATGGCCGCTTCGAACGATTCGCCGAGCCGGGACAAATTGGGTGAACTGCTTGTCCAAGAAGACCTGATCAGCCCGGACCAGCTCGAGACCGCCCTTGCCGAACAGAAGGTCTCCGGAGGTCGGCTCAGCTACCACCTCTCGCGCCTGGGGTATCTGGAAGAATCGGAACTGGCCGACATCCTCTCGCGCCAGTACGGCGTCCCGTCGATCAACCTGTCCGAGTTTACGATCGACCCCGAGGTCATCAAGCTCGTCCCGAAGGAGATCGCCGAGAAGTACAAGTGCATCCCGATCTCCCGCGCCGACAACTCGCTGATCGTCGCGATGGTCGATCCCTCGAATATCCTCGCGATCGACGACATCAAGTTCCTGACCGGATATTCGATCGAAGCCGTCGTCGCCACCGAAGACTCGATCATGAACGCCATCGAGCGTTACTACGACTCCCACGAGGAGGAGATGGGCAACGTCCTCGACGGCTTCGACGTCGAGGACCTCGAGGTGCTCGATACGGAAGAAGAGGTCAATCCGGTCGAGCTCGAACGCTCCGCCGAGGACGCGCCCGTCGTCAAGCTCGTCAACCTGATTCTGTCCGACGCCATCAAGAAGGGCGCGTCCGACATCCACGTCGAGCCTTACGAAAAAAGCTTCCGCGTGCGCTACCGCATCGACGGCGTGCTGCACAAGGTCATGGATCCCCCGCGCAAATTGCAGAACGCCATCACGAGCCGCCTGAAGATCATGGCCGACCTCGACATCGCCGAGCGCCGCCTGCCCCAGGACGGACGCATCCGCCTCAAGACCGCCAAGGGCAAGGAGATGGACTTCCGCGTCAGCTCGCTGCCCACGATCTTCGGCGAAAAAATCGTTCTGCGTCTGCTGGACAAGGAGTCGCTGCAGCTCGACATGACCAAACTCGGCTTCGAGGAGAAGCCGCTTGACCACTTCAAGGTCGCGATTCACAAGCCCTTCGGCATGGTGCTCGTCACGGGCCCGACGGGTTCGGGCAAGACGACCACGCTGTACTCGGCGCTGACCGAACTCAACAAGGTCTCCGAGAACATCTCCACGGCCGAGGACCCGGTCGAGTACACGCTCAAGGGCGTCAATCAGGTTCAGATGCACGAGGCCATCGGCCTCAACTTCGCCGCGGCGCTGCGCTCGTTTCTGCGTCAGGACCCCGACGTCATCATGGTCGGCGAAATCCGCGACTTCGAAACGGCGGAAATCGCGGTCAAGGCCGCGCTCACCGGCCACATGGTGCTTTCGACGCTGCACACGAACGACGCGCCCAGCTCCGTCACCCGTCTGCTGAACATGGGCATCGAGCCCTTCCTCGTCACGGCGTCGCTGCAGCTCATCGCCGCGCAGCGCCTCGTGCGCAAGATCTGCACAGGCTGCAAGGAGCAGATCGAGTTCTCGCCGCAGGCGCTCAAGGACCTCGGCATGAAGGAAAACGACGCGGCGAACGCGGTGGTCTACCACGGCGCGGGCTGCATGAAGTGTTCGAAGACCGGCTACAAGGGCCGCATCGCCCTCTACGAGGTCATGCCGATCTTCGAGGAAATCAAGGAGTTCATCCTCAACGGCGCATCGACGACCGAGCTCAAGCGCGAGTCGATTCGTCTAGGGATGAAGTCGATGCGCCAGTCGGGCCTGTCGAAGCTGCTTGAAGGCGTGACCACGATGGAAGAAATCGTTCGCGTGACCGCGACCGATTGA
- a CDS encoding type IV pilus twitching motility protein PilT, whose product MSANESAHAGAAEVRTVDLHQLLKIMIEKGASDLHITTGSPPQFRIDGRLTPLNMPALTASDTKRLCYSVLTDLQRHHFEEESELDLSFGVKGLSRFRANVYRQRGAVAGAFRVIPFKTFSLQELGLPNIISDLTNKPSGLILVTGPTGCGKSTTLTSIIDKINTSRNQHILTVEDPIEYLHAHKGCLVNQREVHSDTKTFTIALKHILRQDPDIVLIGEMRDLDTIESALNISETGHLTFATLHTNNAVQSVNRIIDVFPPHQQPQVRAQLSFVLEGVISQRLIPRASGVGRVMSSEVLIPNAAIRALIRDDKVHQIYSQMQMGQSKYGMQTMNQSLFSLYTRGLITYKDALGHSTEPEELVQMIESAAAKAARK is encoded by the coding sequence ATGAGCGCAAACGAATCGGCGCACGCGGGCGCGGCGGAAGTCCGAACGGTCGATCTTCACCAGTTGCTGAAGATCATGATCGAAAAAGGGGCGAGCGACCTTCACATCACGACGGGCTCGCCGCCGCAGTTCCGCATCGACGGGCGTCTGACGCCGCTGAACATGCCGGCGCTCACCGCGAGCGACACCAAACGGCTGTGCTATTCGGTGCTGACCGACCTTCAGCGGCACCACTTCGAGGAAGAGAGCGAGCTCGACCTGTCGTTCGGCGTGAAGGGCCTGTCGCGATTTCGCGCCAACGTGTACCGCCAGCGCGGCGCGGTGGCCGGAGCGTTTCGCGTCATCCCCTTCAAGACCTTCAGTCTCCAGGAACTCGGCCTTCCCAACATCATCAGCGACCTGACGAACAAGCCGTCGGGCCTGATTCTGGTCACCGGGCCCACGGGCTGCGGCAAGTCGACGACGCTCACGTCGATCATCGACAAGATCAACACCTCGCGGAACCAGCACATCCTCACCGTCGAGGATCCGATTGAGTACCTGCACGCGCACAAGGGATGTCTCGTCAACCAGCGCGAGGTCCACTCCGACACCAAGACCTTCACGATCGCGCTCAAGCACATCCTGCGCCAGGACCCCGACATCGTGCTCATCGGCGAAATGCGCGACCTGGACACGATCGAGTCGGCGCTGAACATCTCGGAGACCGGACATCTGACGTTCGCCACGCTGCACACCAACAACGCGGTGCAGTCGGTGAACCGAATCATCGACGTGTTCCCGCCGCATCAGCAGCCGCAGGTGCGCGCCCAGTTGTCGTTCGTGCTCGAAGGCGTCATCTCCCAGCGGCTCATCCCGAGGGCCTCGGGCGTGGGCCGCGTCATGTCGAGCGAGGTGCTGATCCCCAACGCCGCGATCCGCGCGCTGATCCGCGACGACAAGGTGCACCAAATCTACTCCCAGATGCAGATGGGCCAGAGCAAGTACGGCATGCAGACGATGAATCAGTCGCTGTTCAGCCTCTACACGCGGGGCCTGATCACGTACAAGGATGCGCTGGGACACTCCACCGAGCCCGAGGAACTGGTTCAGATGATCGAGTCCGCGGCAGCCAAGGCGGCCCGCAAGTAG
- the rpsM gene encoding 30S ribosomal protein S13 yields the protein MPRIAGVDIPNDKRVVVSLTYIYGIGPAISSRILSAVGVDANVRAGQLTDVEVAKIRSFIDENVKVEGDLRKDIAMNIKRFMDLGTYRGLRHRRGLPVRGQRTHTNARTRKGPKRAAVKGKRKV from the coding sequence ATGCCGCGTATTGCCGGTGTGGATATCCCGAACGACAAACGGGTGGTGGTGTCGTTGACGTACATCTACGGCATCGGACCGGCGATTTCGAGCCGGATCCTTTCCGCGGTGGGCGTGGACGCGAACGTGCGCGCGGGACAGCTCACGGACGTCGAGGTGGCGAAGATTCGCAGCTTCATCGACGAGAACGTGAAGGTCGAGGGCGATCTGCGCAAGGACATCGCCATGAACATCAAACGGTTCATGGATCTGGGCACCTATCGCGGCCTGCGCCACCGTCGCGGCCTGCCGGTTCGCGGCCAGCGGACGCACACCAACGCGCGTACCCGCAAGGGTCCGAAGCGCGCGGCGGTCAAGGGCAAACGGAAAGTCTGA